One window of Hymenobacter sp. BRD128 genomic DNA carries:
- a CDS encoding glycosyltransferase, giving the protein MDQLAQPVRFHATREATATAPPALLLQPPTEEQLLQQAERALRRQLPPPSAALQACVIIPAKDEASTLPATLAALAAQTTLGGQALPAGMIEVIVLANNCLDRTAAAVRQAARRHPSLAVHVAEVQLPRSQAHVGRARRLLLDEAARRLESTIGPTGVLLSTDADTLVASTWLAATLHEIENGAEAVGGRILTQTPVAVEPCPVRRVQLRDAAYRVLLRQLEDKIDPRTADRWPCHHQHYGASLALTVRAYRQVGGLPAVPYLEDEQLWQLLLQYDLPVRHSPHVQVYTSARRCGRVEVGLSWQLREWESLTTQQREPLVPCPTS; this is encoded by the coding sequence ATGGACCAACTAGCCCAGCCGGTTCGCTTCCACGCCACGCGTGAGGCCACGGCTACCGCCCCACCGGCCCTTCTTTTACAGCCGCCTACCGAAGAGCAACTGCTACAGCAGGCTGAGCGCGCCTTGCGCCGCCAGCTGCCACCGCCTTCGGCCGCGCTGCAAGCCTGCGTCATCATTCCGGCCAAGGACGAAGCTTCGACGCTGCCCGCCACGCTCGCTGCGCTCGCCGCCCAGACTACCCTTGGTGGCCAGGCACTGCCCGCGGGCATGATTGAAGTAATCGTGCTGGCCAATAACTGCCTCGACCGTACAGCCGCCGCCGTGCGCCAGGCTGCCCGGCGCCACCCTAGCCTGGCCGTGCACGTGGCCGAGGTGCAGCTGCCGCGCTCCCAGGCCCACGTGGGCCGCGCCCGCCGCCTGCTGCTCGACGAGGCCGCCCGGCGCCTCGAAAGCACCATTGGGCCCACCGGCGTGCTGCTCAGCACCGACGCCGATACGCTGGTGGCTTCGACCTGGCTGGCCGCCACGCTGCACGAAATTGAAAATGGCGCTGAAGCCGTGGGTGGCCGCATTCTGACCCAAACGCCCGTGGCGGTAGAGCCCTGCCCGGTGCGGCGCGTGCAGCTGCGCGATGCCGCCTACCGCGTGCTGCTGCGCCAGCTCGAAGACAAAATTGACCCCCGCACCGCCGACCGTTGGCCCTGCCACCACCAGCACTACGGGGCTAGCCTGGCCCTCACAGTGCGGGCCTACCGGCAGGTGGGCGGCCTGCCGGCAGTACCGTATCTGGAAGATGAACAGCTGTGGCAGCTATTGCTGCAGTACGACTTGCCGGTGCGCCATAGCCCGCACGTGCAGGTGTATACCTCAGCTCGCCGCTGTGGGCGGGTAGAGGTAGGCCTGTCGTGGCAGCTGCGCGAGTGGGAAAGCCTGACTACCCAGCAGCGCGAGCCCCTGGTGCCCTGCCCCACGAGCTAG
- the purH gene encoding bifunctional phosphoribosylaminoimidazolecarboxamide formyltransferase/IMP cyclohydrolase, translating into MSAARPIRAALLSVYHKDRLAPLVATLRRLGVQLYSTGGTQQFLEEQGAAVTAVEDLTGFPEVFGGRVKTLHPKVFGGILHRRHEEGDLAQAAQHGIPPIDLVVVDLYPFEETVASGAPEQDVIEKIDIGGIALLRAAAKNYRDVLVISSRDQYEAVTQLLYDTNGSPSLDDRRHYAAAAFATTSHYDTEIFKYVSQGTSLENSRQAASPQGPATPLRYGENPHQAGSFIGDLGALFDQLHGKQLSYNNLVDVDAAVQLMREFPADGAPAVAILKHTNACGVAQAASLHEAYANALACDPVSAFGGVIIVNKEVDLATAQELNKLFFEVLIAPSFAADALPVLQSKKNRILLRQKPVALPTKLFKTLLNGVIEQDADLQTETARDFRTVTKSVPSPEETAALEFALKICKHTKSNTIVLARPGQLLASGVGQTSRVDALRQAIEKAASFGFDLHGAVMASDAFFPFPDCVEIAGAAGIRAVVQPGGSIKDQDSINACDQLGMAMVLTGVRHFKH; encoded by the coding sequence ATGTCCGCCGCTCGCCCCATTCGCGCCGCCCTGCTATCCGTGTACCATAAAGACCGGCTAGCCCCGCTGGTTGCCACTTTGCGCCGCTTGGGCGTGCAACTCTACTCCACGGGCGGCACCCAGCAGTTTCTCGAAGAGCAAGGCGCCGCAGTAACCGCCGTGGAAGACCTCACGGGCTTCCCGGAAGTATTCGGCGGCCGGGTCAAAACGCTGCACCCCAAGGTATTCGGTGGTATTCTGCACCGCCGCCACGAGGAAGGCGACCTGGCCCAGGCCGCGCAGCACGGCATTCCGCCCATTGACCTGGTGGTGGTTGATTTGTACCCGTTTGAGGAAACCGTGGCCAGCGGCGCGCCCGAGCAGGACGTGATTGAGAAAATTGACATCGGTGGCATCGCGCTACTGCGCGCGGCGGCCAAAAACTACCGCGACGTGCTGGTAATCAGCTCGCGCGACCAGTACGAGGCCGTGACCCAGCTGCTCTACGACACTAACGGCAGCCCCAGCCTCGACGACCGCCGCCACTACGCCGCCGCCGCCTTCGCAACCACCAGCCACTACGATACCGAGATTTTCAAGTACGTGAGCCAGGGCACTAGCCTGGAAAACAGCCGCCAGGCGGCTAGCCCGCAAGGCCCCGCTACTCCGCTGCGCTACGGCGAAAACCCGCACCAGGCCGGCTCGTTCATCGGCGACCTGGGTGCGCTGTTTGACCAGCTGCACGGCAAGCAGCTGAGCTACAACAACCTCGTGGACGTGGACGCCGCCGTGCAGCTCATGCGCGAGTTTCCGGCCGACGGCGCGCCCGCCGTGGCCATCCTCAAGCACACCAATGCCTGCGGCGTGGCCCAGGCGGCTAGCCTCCACGAGGCCTACGCCAATGCCCTGGCCTGCGACCCGGTGTCGGCCTTCGGCGGCGTCATTATCGTGAACAAGGAAGTGGACCTGGCCACGGCGCAGGAGCTAAATAAGCTGTTTTTTGAGGTGCTCATCGCGCCCAGCTTCGCAGCCGACGCCCTGCCGGTGCTGCAAAGCAAGAAAAACCGTATTCTGCTGCGTCAAAAGCCGGTAGCGCTGCCCACCAAGCTGTTCAAAACCCTGCTCAATGGCGTAATTGAGCAGGATGCTGACCTGCAAACCGAAACCGCCCGGGATTTCCGCACCGTCACCAAGTCGGTCCCTAGCCCGGAGGAAACGGCCGCCCTGGAGTTTGCGCTCAAAATCTGCAAGCACACCAAGAGCAATACCATCGTGCTGGCCCGCCCCGGCCAGCTGCTCGCCTCGGGCGTGGGCCAGACCTCGCGCGTCGATGCCCTGCGCCAGGCCATCGAGAAAGCTGCCAGCTTCGGCTTCGACCTGCACGGCGCCGTGATGGCCTCCGACGCCTTCTTCCCCTTCCCCGACTGCGTCGAGATTGCCGGTGCGGCCGGCATCCGGGCCGTGGTGCAGCCCGGCGGCTCCATCAAGGACCAGGATTCAATTAATGCCTGTGACCAACTCGGAATGGCCATGGTGCTGACCGGGGTGCGCCACTTCAAGCACTAA
- a CDS encoding BamA/TamA family outer membrane protein: MRFFPLLLGLLGCATIGFGQGLPSGETKATKPPKRITILPVPVLFYQQETGAGYGLGGLLSGRLGDDTLTRASNARVQFWTTQKSQSLLQFVHTIYSPGEKYYLNGEISAYKNRLYYFGTGNNAPQVQTSNRSFLDFQLFIINQRFQKSIARNQFLGLQYRLSRVYNLNPEQGRVDDNGDAIQSQTNYFLQDPRVDQRQRGNFSLSGIGPVYTLDSRDVALAATKGNLLDLQVLFNGGFVGSDYNFVRYQIDARHFQTIFNSKTVLALQFLGQFHSGDVPWYGLAGIGANLGGTLYDNANVMRGIYEQRFRDRQLVSAQAELRQHLFWRIDGAAFVGAGQVGYNLSDYTFNGIHAAGGFGARFNFIRRDRVNLRFDYAFGTDPGFYFAIGEAF, encoded by the coding sequence ATGCGCTTTTTTCCGCTCCTGTTAGGGTTATTGGGTTGTGCTACTATCGGCTTCGGCCAGGGCTTGCCGTCGGGTGAGACTAAAGCTACCAAACCTCCTAAACGAATTACCATCCTGCCGGTACCGGTGCTGTTTTATCAGCAGGAAACCGGGGCCGGCTACGGCCTCGGCGGCCTGCTCAGCGGCCGGCTAGGCGATGATACCCTCACCCGCGCCTCCAACGCCCGCGTGCAGTTCTGGACCACCCAGAAAAGCCAGTCGCTGCTCCAGTTTGTGCACACCATCTATTCGCCGGGCGAGAAATATTACCTGAACGGGGAAATTAGCGCCTACAAAAACCGGCTCTACTATTTTGGCACCGGCAACAACGCGCCGCAGGTGCAAACCAGCAACCGCTCGTTTCTCGATTTTCAGCTGTTTATTATCAACCAGCGCTTCCAGAAAAGCATTGCCCGCAACCAGTTTTTGGGCTTGCAGTACCGCTTGTCGCGCGTGTATAACCTCAACCCCGAGCAGGGCCGGGTAGACGACAACGGCGACGCCATTCAGAGCCAAACCAACTACTTTCTGCAAGACCCGCGCGTTGACCAGCGCCAGCGGGGCAATTTCAGCCTCTCGGGTATTGGGCCGGTGTATACCCTCGACAGCCGCGACGTGGCCCTGGCCGCTACCAAGGGCAACCTGCTCGACTTGCAGGTACTGTTCAACGGCGGCTTTGTGGGCTCTGACTATAATTTTGTGCGCTATCAGATTGATGCGCGTCACTTTCAAACCATCTTCAACAGCAAGACGGTGCTGGCGCTGCAATTTCTGGGGCAGTTTCACTCGGGCGATGTGCCGTGGTACGGGTTGGCCGGCATTGGGGCTAACCTGGGCGGTACGCTCTACGACAATGCAAACGTTATGCGCGGCATCTACGAGCAGCGCTTCCGCGACCGGCAGCTGGTATCGGCCCAGGCCGAGCTGCGCCAGCACTTATTTTGGCGCATCGACGGGGCCGCTTTCGTGGGCGCCGGCCAGGTGGGCTACAACCTGAGTGATTACACGTTTAATGGTATTCACGCGGCCGGGGGCTTCGGGGCGCGCTTCAATTTTATTCGCCGCGACCGCGTGAACCTGCGCTTCGACTACGCGTTTGGCACCGACCCCGGCTTCTATTTCGCCATTGGGGAGGCGTTTTAG
- a CDS encoding GNAT family N-acetyltransferase translates to MSPSAPLLIEPLAAAHWPAVRAIYEAGIATGQATFTTEAPTWGAWDAGHLAHCRLVATDAAGQVLGWAALSPVSSRCVYAGVAEVSIYIAAEARGRGVGRQLLAALVAASEQHGLWTLQAGIFPENAASLALHAGQGFRTVGRRARISQLRGQWRDTLLLERRSAVVGV, encoded by the coding sequence ATGTCACCCTCTGCTCCGCTACTTATTGAGCCGCTGGCCGCCGCGCACTGGCCGGCCGTGCGGGCCATCTACGAAGCCGGCATTGCTACCGGCCAGGCCACTTTCACCACCGAGGCCCCCACCTGGGGCGCCTGGGATGCCGGCCACCTGGCCCACTGCCGCCTGGTAGCCACCGATGCCGCCGGCCAGGTATTGGGCTGGGCGGCGCTCTCGCCGGTGTCGAGCCGCTGCGTGTACGCGGGCGTGGCCGAGGTGAGCATCTACATCGCGGCCGAGGCCCGGGGCCGGGGCGTGGGCCGGCAGCTGCTGGCCGCCCTGGTGGCCGCGTCGGAGCAGCACGGCCTGTGGACGCTGCAGGCGGGTATTTTTCCGGAGAACGCGGCTAGCCTGGCGCTGCACGCTGGCCAAGGCTTCCGCACGGTGGGACGGCGCGCGCGCATCAGCCAGCTGCGCGGCCAGTGGCGCGATACGCTGCTGCTGGAGCGCCGCAGCGCCGTGGTGGGCGTTTGA
- a CDS encoding DUF6428 family protein, with protein MLISEMKQALTGLAAVNFRLPGGTYLPSHFHVTEVGLVTKHFIDCGGVERRETVANFQLWEAGDYDHRLAPQKFLHILQLSERILGSEELPIEVEYQQATIGKFGLAFDGTDFVLTPKQTACLAQDACGIPGFSLELPQLQTVGCTPGGGCC; from the coding sequence ATGCTTATCTCCGAAATGAAGCAGGCCCTGACCGGGCTGGCGGCCGTCAACTTTCGCCTGCCCGGTGGCACCTACCTACCCAGCCACTTTCACGTGACGGAGGTGGGCCTGGTAACCAAGCACTTCATCGACTGCGGCGGCGTGGAGCGCCGCGAAACCGTGGCCAATTTCCAGCTCTGGGAGGCCGGCGACTACGACCACCGGCTAGCCCCGCAAAAATTTCTGCACATCCTGCAGCTGTCGGAGCGCATTTTGGGTAGCGAAGAACTACCCATTGAAGTAGAGTACCAGCAGGCCACCATCGGCAAGTTTGGGCTAGCCTTCGACGGCACCGATTTTGTGCTCACGCCCAAGCAAACGGCCTGCCTGGCGCAGGATGCGTGCGGAATTCCCGGTTTCAGCCTGGAGTTGCCGCAGTTGCAAACCGTTGGCTGCACGCCCGGCGGCGGGTGCTGCTAG
- a CDS encoding acyl-CoA dehydrogenase family protein has protein sequence MTEFTPADQPIHSIPEAPGLVVPTPAGVVTAAAQLAPRLLAQAAATDTVGGFPTQEMSWLREAGLLSAALPTSLGGAGLGEPGAALALLQALYHIGRGNLAVGRLWEGHVNALLLIRCFGSPAQVARAAADARAGHLFGVWNTENPADGVRLEPAPGALGRYRLRGAKTFASGAGHITRPVLTGALPAPAAPVVRLDQGPIRPAVPGPPAPPSGWQLVLLRADEQSPVLDRSFWRPLGMRATASFRADFTGQEVGADDLIGKPNDYYRAPWFGGGAARFAAVQLGGAAAVLDETRRFLRRLGRTDDPYQRQRLGEMLTLHETGQRWLRGAAEVAALPATPTEPLPAARAEALAAAYVNALRTTTEDLCLQTLRLAERSVGARGLLQPEPFERLHRDLTHYLRQPAPDAALADVGRFALASDKPAYQLFQG, from the coding sequence ATGACCGAATTCACGCCCGCCGACCAGCCCATCCATTCCATTCCCGAAGCACCTGGCCTCGTGGTGCCCACTCCGGCCGGGGTGGTGACTGCGGCGGCCCAGCTGGCCCCCCGCCTGCTGGCCCAGGCCGCCGCCACCGACACCGTAGGCGGCTTTCCGACCCAGGAAATGAGCTGGCTGCGCGAGGCGGGCCTGCTCTCAGCCGCCCTGCCCACCAGCCTGGGCGGCGCGGGACTGGGCGAGCCGGGTGCCGCGCTGGCCCTCTTGCAGGCGCTCTACCACATCGGGCGGGGCAACCTGGCGGTGGGCCGTCTCTGGGAAGGCCACGTGAATGCGCTGCTGCTCATTCGCTGCTTCGGTAGTCCGGCGCAGGTGGCCCGCGCCGCCGCCGATGCCCGCGCCGGCCACCTGTTTGGCGTCTGGAATACCGAAAACCCGGCCGATGGCGTGCGCCTGGAGCCGGCGCCCGGCGCGCTAGGCCGCTACCGCCTGCGCGGGGCCAAAACGTTTGCCTCGGGCGCGGGGCACATTACGCGGCCGGTGCTCACCGGGGCGCTGCCGGCGCCGGCAGCGCCCGTGGTGCGCCTCGACCAGGGGCCTATTCGGCCCGCCGTGCCTGGCCCGCCCGCGCCGCCCAGTGGCTGGCAGTTGGTGCTGCTGCGCGCCGATGAGCAGTCGCCGGTGCTGGACCGCAGCTTTTGGCGGCCGCTCGGCATGCGCGCCACGGCTAGCTTCCGGGCCGATTTTACGGGCCAGGAAGTCGGGGCCGATGACCTCATTGGCAAGCCTAATGACTACTACCGGGCACCGTGGTTTGGGGGCGGGGCGGCACGCTTCGCGGCCGTGCAGCTCGGCGGAGCCGCCGCCGTACTCGACGAAACGCGCCGCTTTTTGCGCCGCCTCGGCCGCACCGACGACCCCTACCAGCGCCAGCGCCTGGGCGAAATGCTGACCCTGCACGAAACCGGCCAGCGCTGGCTGCGCGGCGCCGCCGAAGTAGCGGCCCTGCCCGCCACGCCCACCGAGCCGCTGCCCGCGGCCCGCGCCGAGGCGCTGGCGGCGGCTTATGTAAACGCCCTGCGCACCACTACCGAAGACCTTTGCCTGCAAACCCTGCGCCTGGCTGAGCGTAGCGTAGGAGCGCGCGGACTGCTCCAGCCCGAGCCCTTCGAGCGCCTGCACCGCGACCTCACGCACTACCTGCGCCAGCCTGCGCCCGATGCCGCGCTGGCCGACGTGGGCCGTTTTGCCTTGGCCTCCGACAAGCCCGCTTACCAGCTTTTTCAGGGCTAG
- a CDS encoding helix-turn-helix transcriptional regulator, with amino-acid sequence MSHAKTAAFTTEQQQLARVAKALAHPARVAIVQLLASKQTCISGDIAAELPLSRTTVFQHLQELKALDLIRGEIEGLTVCYCLNTELLRQVQQQFATFFAAATASPACGPGTACAA; translated from the coding sequence GTGTCGCACGCCAAAACCGCCGCCTTCACTACCGAGCAGCAGCAGCTGGCGCGCGTCGCCAAAGCCCTGGCCCACCCGGCGCGCGTGGCCATTGTGCAGCTGCTGGCCAGCAAGCAAACCTGCATTTCGGGCGATATCGCCGCCGAGCTGCCGCTCTCCCGGACCACCGTTTTCCAGCACTTGCAGGAGTTAAAGGCGCTCGACCTCATTCGGGGCGAAATCGAGGGCCTCACCGTCTGCTATTGCCTCAATACTGAACTGCTGCGCCAGGTGCAGCAGCAGTTTGCCACCTTTTTTGCCGCCGCCACCGCTAGCCCTGCCTGCGGGCCGGGCACGGCCTGCGCCGCCTAA
- the mreC gene encoding rod shape-determining protein MreC translates to MRNLIAFLLRFQGVMLFVLLEVVSLFLFVTNSSYQRAAFFNSANAYAGAVLARRTQITDYFRLDELNRQLLADNARLRQQLYPPDFTRREADSLPVGRDTLGNIIYRHLRPDPGQALAATTTVPGLVQNTKLKKPSALARPDTLLLGGAKLATRDVEYPLVAARVLNNSLRAVDNYLTLNVGTADGVQPGLGVVSAAGVVGQVKSASAHYATVFSLLHSKMAVAAKIKRDGTFGSVKWPGDDYSHALLDYIPRQNRLVRGDTVVTSGYNAVYPEGVFVGTVESFVKEPDKNFWTVRLRLGVDFSRLTYVYVVHNRPRTERDSLETALTAPEPAPVKAPAKQPTRPNR, encoded by the coding sequence ATGCGTAATCTCATCGCGTTTCTGCTGCGCTTCCAGGGGGTGATGCTCTTTGTGCTGCTGGAAGTGGTGAGCTTATTTCTGTTTGTTACCAATAGCTCGTACCAGCGGGCGGCGTTTTTCAACTCGGCCAATGCCTACGCGGGCGCCGTGCTGGCCCGCCGCACCCAGATAACCGACTACTTTCGGCTCGATGAGCTGAACCGGCAGCTGCTGGCCGACAATGCCCGGCTGCGCCAGCAGCTCTATCCACCCGACTTCACGCGCCGCGAGGCCGACTCGCTGCCCGTGGGCCGCGACACGCTGGGCAATATCATCTACCGCCACCTGCGGCCCGACCCTGGCCAGGCGCTGGCGGCCACTACCACGGTGCCCGGATTGGTGCAGAATACCAAGCTCAAAAAACCGAGTGCGCTGGCCCGCCCCGACACGCTGCTGCTGGGCGGCGCCAAGCTGGCTACCCGCGACGTGGAATACCCGCTGGTGGCAGCGCGGGTGCTTAATAACTCGCTGCGCGCCGTGGATAACTACTTGACCCTGAACGTGGGCACCGCCGATGGCGTGCAGCCGGGGCTAGGGGTGGTGAGCGCGGCCGGCGTGGTAGGCCAGGTAAAATCGGCCAGCGCGCACTACGCCACGGTGTTCTCGCTGCTGCACTCGAAGATGGCGGTGGCGGCCAAAATAAAGCGCGACGGTACCTTTGGCAGCGTGAAATGGCCCGGCGACGACTACAGCCACGCGCTGCTCGACTACATTCCGCGCCAGAACCGCCTGGTGCGCGGCGACACGGTGGTGACGTCGGGCTACAACGCCGTGTATCCGGAGGGCGTATTTGTGGGCACCGTCGAGTCGTTTGTGAAGGAGCCGGACAAGAATTTCTGGACCGTGCGGCTGCGGCTAGGGGTCGATTTCAGCCGCCTCACCTACGTATACGTGGTGCACAACCGCCCCCGCACCGAGCGCGACTCGCTCGAAACGGCCCTCACGGCGCCCGAGCCGGCCCCGGTGAAGGCCCCCGCCAAACAGCCCACGCGCCCCAATCGATGA
- a CDS encoding class I SAM-dependent methyltransferase — translation MNTNQPNTLAPGYFDDVYRANEDPWAFTSSPYERQKYADTLAALPKPRYERAFEIGSSIGVLTAQLALRCGQLLSVDVSEAALTQARQRCAKLPQVELRKMQVPAEFPDGQFDLILLSEVGYYWAPADLARAADLMVAALPTGAQLLLVHWTPVVPDYPQTGDEVHEFFLQKATPAGPLAHLHGHRAEKYRLDLLAKR, via the coding sequence ATGAATACTAACCAGCCCAATACCCTCGCGCCCGGTTATTTTGATGATGTGTACCGGGCCAATGAAGACCCCTGGGCCTTCACCAGCAGCCCCTATGAGCGGCAGAAATACGCCGATACCCTAGCCGCGCTGCCCAAGCCGCGCTACGAGCGGGCCTTCGAAATCGGCAGCTCTATCGGGGTGCTCACGGCGCAGCTGGCGCTGCGCTGCGGCCAGCTGCTGAGCGTGGATGTGAGCGAGGCGGCCCTGACCCAGGCCCGCCAGCGCTGCGCCAAGCTGCCGCAGGTAGAGCTGCGCAAGATGCAGGTACCCGCCGAGTTTCCCGATGGGCAATTTGACCTGATTCTTCTTTCCGAAGTGGGCTACTACTGGGCGCCCGCCGACCTGGCCCGCGCCGCCGACCTCATGGTGGCCGCGCTGCCCACGGGCGCCCAGCTGCTGCTGGTGCACTGGACGCCCGTGGTGCCCGACTACCCGCAGACCGGCGACGAGGTGCACGAGTTTTTTCTGCAAAAAGCTACGCCCGCAGGTCCGCTAGCCCACCTGCACGGTCATCGCGCCGAGAAATACCGCCTCGACTTACTTGCGAAGCGCTAG
- a CDS encoding arsenate reductase ArsC, which produces MTTLPNILVLCTGNSCRSQLLHGYLEQLLGGRAAVYSAGVETHGLNPRAVRVMAEDGINISHHTSNHVDEYAAIPFTYVLTVCDHAKEVCPVFPSSAKRLHHNFPDPAKATGSEEAVMQQFRAVRDQVKAYAQDFTRQYFPG; this is translated from the coding sequence ATGACGACCCTTCCCAACATTCTGGTGCTATGCACCGGCAACTCGTGCCGCAGCCAGCTGCTGCACGGCTACCTGGAGCAATTGCTAGGCGGGCGCGCGGCCGTGTACTCGGCCGGCGTCGAAACCCACGGCCTCAACCCGCGCGCCGTGCGGGTGATGGCCGAGGACGGCATTAACATCTCGCACCACACCAGCAACCACGTGGATGAGTACGCGGCCATACCATTCACTTATGTGCTCACCGTGTGCGACCACGCCAAGGAGGTGTGCCCGGTTTTTCCGTCTTCAGCCAAGCGGCTGCACCATAATTTTCCCGACCCGGCCAAGGCTACGGGCAGCGAGGAAGCAGTAATGCAGCAGTTTCGGGCCGTGCGCGACCAGGTGAAAGCCTACGCGCAAGACTTCACCCGGCAGTACTTTCCGGGCTAA
- a CDS encoding rod shape-determining protein: protein MGFFNFLTSDIAIDLGTANTLIIHNDKIVVDEPSIIAKDRTTNKVIAVGSKAQQMHEKTHDNIKTIRPLKDGVIADFHAAEEMIKGLIRLIDTRNRLFQPSHRMVICIPSGITEVEKRAVRDSAEHAGAKEVWMIQEPMAAAIGIGIDVEQPVGSMIIDIGGGTTEIAVIALSGIVCDQSIKTAGDVFNQDILDYMRRQHNLLIGERSAERIKIEVGAALTELDNSPPDYEVRGRDLMTGIPKVIKVTSSEIAIALDKSVAKIEEAVLKALEISPPELSADIYENGIHLTGGGALLRGLDKRLAAKTKLPIHIAEDPLRAVVRGTGKAIKDIQGFRGVLLT from the coding sequence ATGGGGTTCTTCAATTTCCTGACCAGCGACATTGCCATTGACCTGGGCACTGCCAATACGCTAATCATTCACAATGACAAGATTGTGGTGGACGAGCCGAGCATCATTGCCAAGGACCGCACCACCAATAAAGTCATCGCTGTCGGCAGCAAGGCCCAGCAGATGCACGAAAAGACGCACGACAATATCAAGACCATCCGGCCGCTGAAAGACGGGGTAATTGCCGACTTCCACGCCGCCGAGGAAATGATAAAGGGCCTCATCCGGCTCATCGATACCCGCAACCGACTGTTTCAGCCCTCGCACCGCATGGTTATCTGCATTCCGAGCGGCATCACGGAAGTGGAGAAGCGCGCCGTGCGCGACTCGGCCGAGCACGCCGGCGCTAAGGAAGTGTGGATGATTCAGGAGCCGATGGCCGCCGCCATTGGCATCGGTATTGATGTGGAGCAGCCCGTGGGCTCGATGATTATCGACATCGGGGGTGGCACCACCGAAATTGCGGTTATCGCGCTTTCGGGCATCGTGTGCGACCAGTCAATTAAGACGGCCGGCGACGTGTTCAACCAGGATATTCTCGACTACATGCGCCGGCAGCACAACCTGCTCATTGGCGAGCGCTCGGCCGAGCGCATCAAGATTGAAGTAGGCGCGGCCCTCACCGAGCTCGACAATTCGCCGCCCGACTACGAGGTGCGCGGCCGCGACCTGATGACGGGCATTCCGAAAGTGATAAAAGTAACCTCGTCGGAAATCGCCATCGCCCTTGACAAATCAGTGGCTAAAATCGAGGAAGCCGTGCTGAAGGCGCTGGAAATCAGCCCGCCCGAGCTGTCGGCCGACATTTACGAGAACGGCATTCACCTCACGGGCGGCGGCGCGCTGCTGCGCGGCCTCGACAAGCGCCTGGCCGCCAAAACCAAGCTGCCCATCCACATTGCCGAAGACCCGCTGCGCGCCGTGGTGCGCGGCACCGGCAAAGCCATCAAGGACATTCAGGGCTTCCGGGGCGTTCTTCTGACTTAA
- a CDS encoding PIG-L deacetylase family protein: MSALPFDAYPVRPASYAASLGRTVIVIPHPDDEALGCGGLLALLRQAGQPVAAVQVSDGTMSHPHSVDFSPVARRELRYAELRHALAVLNVDAYDVLYLGLPDGQVPSDGPAFDEAAARLAGFIIEQQADTVLTPWRRDPHPDHRATSRLTAAALASLPQPPRRLEYVVWAWERAAPDDLPQAHEGTGFRLDVGPVLAQKQRAIAAHRSQLAPGIITDDPSGFLLSEHMLAHFAQPTEVFIEAPPTPAP, encoded by the coding sequence ATGTCTGCCCTTCCTTTTGATGCTTACCCGGTGCGGCCGGCCAGCTACGCTGCCTCGCTGGGCCGCACGGTTATCGTCATTCCGCACCCCGATGATGAGGCCCTGGGCTGCGGCGGGCTGCTGGCCCTGCTGCGGCAGGCCGGCCAGCCGGTGGCGGCCGTGCAGGTCAGCGACGGCACGATGTCGCACCCGCACTCAGTCGATTTTTCGCCCGTTGCCCGGCGCGAGCTGCGCTACGCCGAGCTGCGCCACGCGCTGGCCGTGCTGAACGTAGATGCGTATGACGTGCTGTACCTCGGCTTGCCCGATGGCCAGGTGCCCAGCGATGGGCCGGCCTTCGACGAGGCCGCTGCCCGGCTGGCCGGCTTTATTATTGAGCAGCAGGCCGATACCGTACTCACACCCTGGCGGCGCGACCCCCACCCCGACCACCGTGCCACCAGCCGGCTCACGGCCGCCGCGCTGGCTAGCCTGCCCCAGCCCCCGCGTCGCCTTGAGTACGTGGTGTGGGCCTGGGAGCGCGCCGCCCCCGACGACTTGCCCCAAGCGCACGAAGGCACGGGTTTCCGGCTCGACGTTGGGCCGGTGCTGGCCCAAAAGCAGCGGGCCATTGCGGCGCACCGCTCGCAGCTGGCGCCGGGCATCATCACCGACGACCCGAGCGGCTTCTTGCTTTCTGAGCACATGCTGGCGCATTTTGCGCAGCCAACGGAAGTCTTTATCGAAGCCCCACCCACGCCTGCCCCATGA